A window of the Dunckerocampus dactyliophorus isolate RoL2022-P2 chromosome 19, RoL_Ddac_1.1, whole genome shotgun sequence genome harbors these coding sequences:
- the efhc1 gene encoding EF-hand domain-containing protein 1 isoform X2, whose product MYVNLFPSQKTAFHRPQTLSYSRGLPLARAPKVGIGLEPLLSEQMINEQLSGYSYETPDVPFGAIDSKYYKDLLNLTYNSGVAVNPSPPPFIPAYVTLDKKVLCFKAYFEEEIINSREEKTCVRHVVIYYYLEDDSMSVTEPWVPNSGILQGERIKRQRLPKREHGKYYHWKDLNLGVDLDVYGVKYHIAQCDLFTQNFMKRQGIILNEPEEMPEDSYISRRLKAPPTYTTRSEFDSRYQFLHMDRKVLRFFALWDDTESELGETLPVTIHYFLVNDTVEIKEDHKPNSGRYPFPVLMQRLRIPKKMKPGHDQFPSCVMEDSNEEVEEFFSPTDFRVGEMVKILGRRFLLYDCDEFTKEYYQTNHPEINMKSIEVPRKMGKFEGMKKEIPPYNGFGSLEDSLQSCLSLIPAPPKKNVLKMLENGNKVLRYSVRMMTPEDAPQSKKNRDADRRFILSYYLSNDTISIYENPQNNSGFIGGGFLKRTRVPKPNSPVDNPEFYSPADFSIGATVDVFGHRFVLTDADLYVLKYMETNPSQVPLETLDTLRQKLGTEVTLTAEENGGANTVEPSL is encoded by the exons ATGTATGTTAACCTTTTTCCTTCACAGAAAACAGCATTCCACCGCCCCCAGACGTTGTCATATTCCAGGGGCCTCCCACTGGCCCGTGCCCCTAAGGTGGGCATCGGACTGGAACCTCTTTTATCAGAGCAGATGATCAACGAACAGCTCAGTGGCTACTCCTATGAGACACCAGACGTCCCCTTTGGCGCCATTGACTCAAAATACTACAAAGACTTGCTAAATTTGACCTACAACTCAGGTGTGGCTGTCAACCCAAGCCCTCCACCTTTCATCCCAGCTTACGTCACCCTTGACAAAAAG GTGCTTTGCTTCAAAGCGTACTTTGAGGAGGAAATCATCAACAGTCGAGAAGAAAAGACCTGCGTCCGTCACGTGGTCATTTACTATTACCTGGAAGACGACAGCATGAGTGTCACTGAGCCCTGGGTGCCCAATTCTGGGATACTCCAGGGTGAACGGATCAAACGCCAACGTCTACCTAAGAGGGAGCATGGGAAGTATTACCACTGGAAAGACCTCAACCTTGGCGTTGACCTGGACGTGTACGGTGTTAAGTACCATATCGCACAGTGTGATTTATTTACACAG AACTTTATGAAGCGTCAGGGCATTATTCTGAATGAACCCGAGGAAATGCCAGAGGATTCATACATCTCGCGGCGGCTAAAAGCTCCGCCTACCTACACGACACGCTCAGAATTTGACAGCAGGTACCAGTTTCTCCACATGGATCGCAAG GTGCTGCGCTTCTTCGCCCTATGGGACGATACGGAATCTGAGCTCGGCGAAACCTTGCCTGTTACTATCCACTACTTCCTGGTGAACGATACAGTGGAGATCAAGGAGGACCACAAGCCCAACAGTGGGCGATATCCATTCCCGGTGTTGATGCAGAGATTGAGGATACCCAAGAAAATGAAGCCAGGGCACG ATCAGTTCCCCAGCTGTGTGATGGAGGATTCCAATgaggaagtggaggagttcTTCTCCCCGACGGACTTCCGGGTCGGTGAAATGGTGAAGATATTGGGGCGgcgtttcctgttgtatgactGCGATGAGTTCACGAAAGAATATTACCAGACGAACCACCCAGAAATCAACATGAAGAGCATCGAGGTACCGAGGAAGATGGGCAAGTTTGAGgggatgaagaag GAGATCCCCCCCTATAATGGCTTTGGATCACTAGAAGATTCTCTCCAGAGTTGTTTATCCCTAATACCCGCACCTCCCAAAAAGAACGTGCTAAAGATGCTGGAGAACGGAAACAAAGTGTTGCGCTACAGTGTCCGAATGATGACGCCCGAGGACGCCCcgcaatctaaaaaaaacagagaTGCAGACCGACGTTTCATTCTGTCCTATTACCTGTCCAACGATACCATCAGTATTTATGAGAATCCCCAAAACAACTCCGGTTTCATTGGTGGAGGATTCCTGAAAAGGACACGCGTTCCTAAACCTAATTCTCCTGTGGACAATCCTGAGTTCTACTCACCGGCAGACTTCTCTATTGGAGCTACCGTTGATG TTTTCGGCCACCGCTTTGTACTGACTGACGCTGACCTATACGTGTTGAAATACATGGAGACAAACCCCAGCCAGGTTCCCCTGGAGACGCTCGATACGTTACGGCAGAAGTTAGGGACCGAGGTTACCCTGACAGCTGAAGAAAATG GTGGGGCTAACACAGTAGAGCCATCCCTATGA
- the efhc1 gene encoding EF-hand domain-containing protein 1 isoform X3 — protein sequence MSRKLDNNGLPFLPGFSFQDVTKTAFHRPQTLSYSRGLPLARAPKVGIGLEPLLSEQMINEQLSGYSYETPDVPFGAIDSKYYKDLLNLTYNSGVAVNPSPPPFIPAYVTLDKKVLCFKAYFEEEIINSREEKTCVRHVVIYYYLEDDSMSVTEPWVPNSGILQGERIKRQRLPKREHGKYYHWKDLNLGVDLDVYGNFMKRQGIILNEPEEMPEDSYISRRLKAPPTYTTRSEFDSRYQFLHMDRKVLRFFALWDDTESELGETLPVTIHYFLVNDTVEIKEDHKPNSGRYPFPVLMQRLRIPKKMKPGHDQFPSCVMEDSNEEVEEFFSPTDFRVGEMVKILGRRFLLYDCDEFTKEYYQTNHPEINMKSIEVPRKMGKFEGMKKEIPPYNGFGSLEDSLQSCLSLIPAPPKKNVLKMLENGNKVLRYSVRMMTPEDAPQSKKNRDADRRFILSYYLSNDTISIYENPQNNSGFIGGGFLKRTRVPKPNSPVDNPEFYSPADFSIGATVDVFGHRFVLTDADLYVLKYMETNPSQVPLETLDTLRQKLGTEVTLTAEENGGANTVEPSL from the exons ATGTCACGCAAGTTGGACAACAACGGGTTACCTTTCTTACCCGGCTTCTCTTTCCAGGATGTAACG AAAACAGCATTCCACCGCCCCCAGACGTTGTCATATTCCAGGGGCCTCCCACTGGCCCGTGCCCCTAAGGTGGGCATCGGACTGGAACCTCTTTTATCAGAGCAGATGATCAACGAACAGCTCAGTGGCTACTCCTATGAGACACCAGACGTCCCCTTTGGCGCCATTGACTCAAAATACTACAAAGACTTGCTAAATTTGACCTACAACTCAGGTGTGGCTGTCAACCCAAGCCCTCCACCTTTCATCCCAGCTTACGTCACCCTTGACAAAAAG GTGCTTTGCTTCAAAGCGTACTTTGAGGAGGAAATCATCAACAGTCGAGAAGAAAAGACCTGCGTCCGTCACGTGGTCATTTACTATTACCTGGAAGACGACAGCATGAGTGTCACTGAGCCCTGGGTGCCCAATTCTGGGATACTCCAGGGTGAACGGATCAAACGCCAACGTCTACCTAAGAGGGAGCATGGGAAGTATTACCACTGGAAAGACCTCAACCTTGGCGTTGACCTGGACGTGTACGGT AACTTTATGAAGCGTCAGGGCATTATTCTGAATGAACCCGAGGAAATGCCAGAGGATTCATACATCTCGCGGCGGCTAAAAGCTCCGCCTACCTACACGACACGCTCAGAATTTGACAGCAGGTACCAGTTTCTCCACATGGATCGCAAG GTGCTGCGCTTCTTCGCCCTATGGGACGATACGGAATCTGAGCTCGGCGAAACCTTGCCTGTTACTATCCACTACTTCCTGGTGAACGATACAGTGGAGATCAAGGAGGACCACAAGCCCAACAGTGGGCGATATCCATTCCCGGTGTTGATGCAGAGATTGAGGATACCCAAGAAAATGAAGCCAGGGCACG ATCAGTTCCCCAGCTGTGTGATGGAGGATTCCAATgaggaagtggaggagttcTTCTCCCCGACGGACTTCCGGGTCGGTGAAATGGTGAAGATATTGGGGCGgcgtttcctgttgtatgactGCGATGAGTTCACGAAAGAATATTACCAGACGAACCACCCAGAAATCAACATGAAGAGCATCGAGGTACCGAGGAAGATGGGCAAGTTTGAGgggatgaagaag GAGATCCCCCCCTATAATGGCTTTGGATCACTAGAAGATTCTCTCCAGAGTTGTTTATCCCTAATACCCGCACCTCCCAAAAAGAACGTGCTAAAGATGCTGGAGAACGGAAACAAAGTGTTGCGCTACAGTGTCCGAATGATGACGCCCGAGGACGCCCcgcaatctaaaaaaaacagagaTGCAGACCGACGTTTCATTCTGTCCTATTACCTGTCCAACGATACCATCAGTATTTATGAGAATCCCCAAAACAACTCCGGTTTCATTGGTGGAGGATTCCTGAAAAGGACACGCGTTCCTAAACCTAATTCTCCTGTGGACAATCCTGAGTTCTACTCACCGGCAGACTTCTCTATTGGAGCTACCGTTGATG TTTTCGGCCACCGCTTTGTACTGACTGACGCTGACCTATACGTGTTGAAATACATGGAGACAAACCCCAGCCAGGTTCCCCTGGAGACGCTCGATACGTTACGGCAGAAGTTAGGGACCGAGGTTACCCTGACAGCTGAAGAAAATG GTGGGGCTAACACAGTAGAGCCATCCCTATGA
- the efhc1 gene encoding EF-hand domain-containing protein 1 isoform X1 — translation MSRKLDNNGLPFLPGFSFQDVTKTAFHRPQTLSYSRGLPLARAPKVGIGLEPLLSEQMINEQLSGYSYETPDVPFGAIDSKYYKDLLNLTYNSGVAVNPSPPPFIPAYVTLDKKVLCFKAYFEEEIINSREEKTCVRHVVIYYYLEDDSMSVTEPWVPNSGILQGERIKRQRLPKREHGKYYHWKDLNLGVDLDVYGVKYHIAQCDLFTQNFMKRQGIILNEPEEMPEDSYISRRLKAPPTYTTRSEFDSRYQFLHMDRKVLRFFALWDDTESELGETLPVTIHYFLVNDTVEIKEDHKPNSGRYPFPVLMQRLRIPKKMKPGHDQFPSCVMEDSNEEVEEFFSPTDFRVGEMVKILGRRFLLYDCDEFTKEYYQTNHPEINMKSIEVPRKMGKFEGMKKEIPPYNGFGSLEDSLQSCLSLIPAPPKKNVLKMLENGNKVLRYSVRMMTPEDAPQSKKNRDADRRFILSYYLSNDTISIYENPQNNSGFIGGGFLKRTRVPKPNSPVDNPEFYSPADFSIGATVDVFGHRFVLTDADLYVLKYMETNPSQVPLETLDTLRQKLGTEVTLTAEENGGANTVEPSL, via the exons ATGTCACGCAAGTTGGACAACAACGGGTTACCTTTCTTACCCGGCTTCTCTTTCCAGGATGTAACG AAAACAGCATTCCACCGCCCCCAGACGTTGTCATATTCCAGGGGCCTCCCACTGGCCCGTGCCCCTAAGGTGGGCATCGGACTGGAACCTCTTTTATCAGAGCAGATGATCAACGAACAGCTCAGTGGCTACTCCTATGAGACACCAGACGTCCCCTTTGGCGCCATTGACTCAAAATACTACAAAGACTTGCTAAATTTGACCTACAACTCAGGTGTGGCTGTCAACCCAAGCCCTCCACCTTTCATCCCAGCTTACGTCACCCTTGACAAAAAG GTGCTTTGCTTCAAAGCGTACTTTGAGGAGGAAATCATCAACAGTCGAGAAGAAAAGACCTGCGTCCGTCACGTGGTCATTTACTATTACCTGGAAGACGACAGCATGAGTGTCACTGAGCCCTGGGTGCCCAATTCTGGGATACTCCAGGGTGAACGGATCAAACGCCAACGTCTACCTAAGAGGGAGCATGGGAAGTATTACCACTGGAAAGACCTCAACCTTGGCGTTGACCTGGACGTGTACGGTGTTAAGTACCATATCGCACAGTGTGATTTATTTACACAG AACTTTATGAAGCGTCAGGGCATTATTCTGAATGAACCCGAGGAAATGCCAGAGGATTCATACATCTCGCGGCGGCTAAAAGCTCCGCCTACCTACACGACACGCTCAGAATTTGACAGCAGGTACCAGTTTCTCCACATGGATCGCAAG GTGCTGCGCTTCTTCGCCCTATGGGACGATACGGAATCTGAGCTCGGCGAAACCTTGCCTGTTACTATCCACTACTTCCTGGTGAACGATACAGTGGAGATCAAGGAGGACCACAAGCCCAACAGTGGGCGATATCCATTCCCGGTGTTGATGCAGAGATTGAGGATACCCAAGAAAATGAAGCCAGGGCACG ATCAGTTCCCCAGCTGTGTGATGGAGGATTCCAATgaggaagtggaggagttcTTCTCCCCGACGGACTTCCGGGTCGGTGAAATGGTGAAGATATTGGGGCGgcgtttcctgttgtatgactGCGATGAGTTCACGAAAGAATATTACCAGACGAACCACCCAGAAATCAACATGAAGAGCATCGAGGTACCGAGGAAGATGGGCAAGTTTGAGgggatgaagaag GAGATCCCCCCCTATAATGGCTTTGGATCACTAGAAGATTCTCTCCAGAGTTGTTTATCCCTAATACCCGCACCTCCCAAAAAGAACGTGCTAAAGATGCTGGAGAACGGAAACAAAGTGTTGCGCTACAGTGTCCGAATGATGACGCCCGAGGACGCCCcgcaatctaaaaaaaacagagaTGCAGACCGACGTTTCATTCTGTCCTATTACCTGTCCAACGATACCATCAGTATTTATGAGAATCCCCAAAACAACTCCGGTTTCATTGGTGGAGGATTCCTGAAAAGGACACGCGTTCCTAAACCTAATTCTCCTGTGGACAATCCTGAGTTCTACTCACCGGCAGACTTCTCTATTGGAGCTACCGTTGATG TTTTCGGCCACCGCTTTGTACTGACTGACGCTGACCTATACGTGTTGAAATACATGGAGACAAACCCCAGCCAGGTTCCCCTGGAGACGCTCGATACGTTACGGCAGAAGTTAGGGACCGAGGTTACCCTGACAGCTGAAGAAAATG GTGGGGCTAACACAGTAGAGCCATCCCTATGA
- the efhc1 gene encoding EF-hand domain-containing protein 1 isoform X4 translates to MINEQLSGYSYETPDVPFGAIDSKYYKDLLNLTYNSGVAVNPSPPPFIPAYVTLDKKVLCFKAYFEEEIINSREEKTCVRHVVIYYYLEDDSMSVTEPWVPNSGILQGERIKRQRLPKREHGKYYHWKDLNLGVDLDVYGVKYHIAQCDLFTQNFMKRQGIILNEPEEMPEDSYISRRLKAPPTYTTRSEFDSRYQFLHMDRKVLRFFALWDDTESELGETLPVTIHYFLVNDTVEIKEDHKPNSGRYPFPVLMQRLRIPKKMKPGHDQFPSCVMEDSNEEVEEFFSPTDFRVGEMVKILGRRFLLYDCDEFTKEYYQTNHPEINMKSIEVPRKMGKFEGMKKEIPPYNGFGSLEDSLQSCLSLIPAPPKKNVLKMLENGNKVLRYSVRMMTPEDAPQSKKNRDADRRFILSYYLSNDTISIYENPQNNSGFIGGGFLKRTRVPKPNSPVDNPEFYSPADFSIGATVDVFGHRFVLTDADLYVLKYMETNPSQVPLETLDTLRQKLGTEVTLTAEENGGANTVEPSL, encoded by the exons ATGATCAACGAACAGCTCAGTGGCTACTCCTATGAGACACCAGACGTCCCCTTTGGCGCCATTGACTCAAAATACTACAAAGACTTGCTAAATTTGACCTACAACTCAGGTGTGGCTGTCAACCCAAGCCCTCCACCTTTCATCCCAGCTTACGTCACCCTTGACAAAAAG GTGCTTTGCTTCAAAGCGTACTTTGAGGAGGAAATCATCAACAGTCGAGAAGAAAAGACCTGCGTCCGTCACGTGGTCATTTACTATTACCTGGAAGACGACAGCATGAGTGTCACTGAGCCCTGGGTGCCCAATTCTGGGATACTCCAGGGTGAACGGATCAAACGCCAACGTCTACCTAAGAGGGAGCATGGGAAGTATTACCACTGGAAAGACCTCAACCTTGGCGTTGACCTGGACGTGTACGGTGTTAAGTACCATATCGCACAGTGTGATTTATTTACACAG AACTTTATGAAGCGTCAGGGCATTATTCTGAATGAACCCGAGGAAATGCCAGAGGATTCATACATCTCGCGGCGGCTAAAAGCTCCGCCTACCTACACGACACGCTCAGAATTTGACAGCAGGTACCAGTTTCTCCACATGGATCGCAAG GTGCTGCGCTTCTTCGCCCTATGGGACGATACGGAATCTGAGCTCGGCGAAACCTTGCCTGTTACTATCCACTACTTCCTGGTGAACGATACAGTGGAGATCAAGGAGGACCACAAGCCCAACAGTGGGCGATATCCATTCCCGGTGTTGATGCAGAGATTGAGGATACCCAAGAAAATGAAGCCAGGGCACG ATCAGTTCCCCAGCTGTGTGATGGAGGATTCCAATgaggaagtggaggagttcTTCTCCCCGACGGACTTCCGGGTCGGTGAAATGGTGAAGATATTGGGGCGgcgtttcctgttgtatgactGCGATGAGTTCACGAAAGAATATTACCAGACGAACCACCCAGAAATCAACATGAAGAGCATCGAGGTACCGAGGAAGATGGGCAAGTTTGAGgggatgaagaag GAGATCCCCCCCTATAATGGCTTTGGATCACTAGAAGATTCTCTCCAGAGTTGTTTATCCCTAATACCCGCACCTCCCAAAAAGAACGTGCTAAAGATGCTGGAGAACGGAAACAAAGTGTTGCGCTACAGTGTCCGAATGATGACGCCCGAGGACGCCCcgcaatctaaaaaaaacagagaTGCAGACCGACGTTTCATTCTGTCCTATTACCTGTCCAACGATACCATCAGTATTTATGAGAATCCCCAAAACAACTCCGGTTTCATTGGTGGAGGATTCCTGAAAAGGACACGCGTTCCTAAACCTAATTCTCCTGTGGACAATCCTGAGTTCTACTCACCGGCAGACTTCTCTATTGGAGCTACCGTTGATG TTTTCGGCCACCGCTTTGTACTGACTGACGCTGACCTATACGTGTTGAAATACATGGAGACAAACCCCAGCCAGGTTCCCCTGGAGACGCTCGATACGTTACGGCAGAAGTTAGGGACCGAGGTTACCCTGACAGCTGAAGAAAATG GTGGGGCTAACACAGTAGAGCCATCCCTATGA
- the LOC129172020 gene encoding protein eva-1 homolog A isoform X2 translates to MFYVPKKLLQEQSSRPPVYSPPSNAHDPNVVGDSPPQGTSAKRPNAVPDRKRTRETSANQERYPEVGRGEAGETPSLRPPEINPIINSTSSSSMALISNALAAYTYASNHPERAALFFVCGVCLGLFLTLFALVVQISWRTDCQPRQRPPAKKRTRPADSSSDSSDSDSDWDTTSDLSARRHRRFERTLNMNVFTSAEELERAQRLEERERIIREIWMNGQPDIPGTRSLNRYY, encoded by the exons ATGTTTTACG TCCCAAAGAAGTTGCTGCAGGAACAAAGCTCCAGGCCGCCCGTGTACTCCCCCCCGTCCAACGCCCATGACCCCAACGTAGTGGGAGACAGCCCTCCTCAGGGGACCTCGGCCAAACGCCCCAACGCAGTTCCAG ATCGGAAGCGTACAAGAGAGACCAGCGCCAACCAGGAGAGGTATCCGGAGGTCGGAAGAGGAGAGGCGGGGGAGACTCCGTCGTTGCGGCCCCCGGAGATTAATCCTATTATCAACTCCACTTCCAGCTCCAGCATGGCTCTCATTAGCAACGCGCTGGCGGCCTACACATACGCATCAA ACCACCCAGAGAGGGCAGCGCTCTTCTTCGTCTGCGGTGTCTGTCTGGGCCTTTTCCTCACGCTCTTCGCCCTGGTAGTCCAGATCTCCTGGCGCACGGACTGCCAGCCCCGCCAGCGGCCCCCGGCCAAAAAACGAACGCGCCCTGCTGACTCGTCCTCCGACTCCAGCGACTCGGACTCGGACTGGGACACCACTTCGGACCTGTCGGCGCGGCGGCACCGGCGCTTTGAACGCACACTCAACATGAACGTGTTCACGTCGGCAGAGGAGCTGGAGCGAGCGCAGCGGCTCGAGGAGAGGGAGCGGATCATCAGGGAGATCTGGATGAACGGGCAGCCCGACATCCCGGGAACGCGGAGTCTCAATCGGTATTACTGA
- the LOC129172020 gene encoding protein eva-1 homolog A isoform X3 has translation MALISNALAAYTYASNHPERAALFFVCGVCLGLFLTLFALVVQISWRTDCQPRQRPPAKKRTRPADSSSDSSDSDSDWDTTSDLSARRHRRFERTLNMNVFTSAEELERAQRLEERERIIREIWMNGQPDIPGTRSLNRYY, from the exons ATGGCTCTCATTAGCAACGCGCTGGCGGCCTACACATACGCATCAA ACCACCCAGAGAGGGCAGCGCTCTTCTTCGTCTGCGGTGTCTGTCTGGGCCTTTTCCTCACGCTCTTCGCCCTGGTAGTCCAGATCTCCTGGCGCACGGACTGCCAGCCCCGCCAGCGGCCCCCGGCCAAAAAACGAACGCGCCCTGCTGACTCGTCCTCCGACTCCAGCGACTCGGACTCGGACTGGGACACCACTTCGGACCTGTCGGCGCGGCGGCACCGGCGCTTTGAACGCACACTCAACATGAACGTGTTCACGTCGGCAGAGGAGCTGGAGCGAGCGCAGCGGCTCGAGGAGAGGGAGCGGATCATCAGGGAGATCTGGATGAACGGGCAGCCCGACATCCCGGGAACGCGGAGTCTCAATCGGTATTACTGA